The Shewanella zhangzhouensis genome has a window encoding:
- the grxB gene encoding glutaredoxin 2 — translation MKLFVFEHCPYCVRAMMTVGYKGIALEKVILQNDDVDSRIRMVGANMVPILQKDDGSYMAESLDIVAFLDALGGEAQLKPADHEQQIAAWLDKTGYYTSRLLHPRNVQMNLPEYGSEAAVRWYTEKKTAVIGMSFEEAFAASAEYIAALEPLFTELEFMPLPSERNNQLGYDDVLLFPVLRNLTAVKGLNFGKRVRRYIDEVAVLTKVALFDAMAI, via the coding sequence ATGAAACTCTTTGTATTCGAACATTGTCCCTATTGTGTTCGCGCCATGATGACAGTGGGCTATAAGGGCATTGCGCTGGAAAAAGTGATACTGCAAAACGATGATGTGGATAGCCGTATCCGCATGGTCGGTGCCAATATGGTGCCCATTCTGCAAAAAGATGACGGCAGCTATATGGCCGAGAGCCTGGATATTGTTGCTTTTCTCGACGCGCTGGGCGGTGAGGCACAGCTTAAGCCCGCCGACCATGAGCAGCAAATCGCCGCCTGGCTGGATAAGACTGGTTATTACACCAGCCGGCTATTGCACCCCCGCAACGTTCAAATGAACCTGCCTGAGTATGGCTCCGAAGCTGCCGTCCGCTGGTACACAGAGAAGAAAACAGCGGTCATCGGTATGAGCTTCGAAGAGGCCTTTGCCGCGTCGGCCGAGTATATTGCTGCGCTGGAGCCACTTTTTACCGAACTGGAATTTATGCCGCTGCCGAGTGAGCGAAACAATCAGTTGGGTTATGACGATGTGTTGCTGTTCCCTGTGCTGAGAAACCTCACCGCGGTGAAAGGGCTTAACTTTGGAAAGCGAGTTCGCCGCTATATAGATGAAGTGGCAGTGCTTACCAAGGTTGCGCTGTTTGATGCTATGGCGATTTAG